Below is a genomic region from Candidatus Cloacimonadota bacterium.
GCCGTTCGATCAGGTGGACCCGCGGTTCGGTGGCCATTATTCCTTTCACGGCGGCGGCGGTTCCGTCCGGGGAATTGTCGTCCATCACCAGGATGTGCAGGTCTGGCGATTGTTTCAGCGCCGCGGGTATGATTTTGGCGATGTTGTCGATCTCGTTGTAAGTGGGAATGATCAGTAAGGCTTTCATGACTTGTCCAGGTTATTTTTTAAAAGCTGTTCCTCCGGCACTTCACGCAGGGGTTTGGCCGGACTGCCCAGCACGATCATGCCAGCGGGCACATCGCGCGAAATCACCGCCCCGCCGGCCACACAGGCATCTTCAGCCAGCACTTTTCCGGGCAGGATGGTGGCGTTAACGCCGATTCGGGCACCGCGTTCGAGCGTTACGCCCTTGAAATGTTTGAACCGCTCCGGATCGCGGGCCATATAGTTGTCGTTGCTGGTGGCCACGCAGGGCGCCACGAAACAGTAATCATCTATCTGTGAGTAGGCCGTGATGTAGCAGTTGGTCTCAAATTTGTTGCGGCTGCCGATGGTGACGAAGTTTTCGATGGACACGCCGCGGCCGATGATGTTCAGTTCTCCGATCACCACGTTTTCGCGCAGGGTGGCCAGGTCCGCGATCAGGTTGCGCGGGCCGATCTTGCACTGCATATAGATCACGACGTTGGCCCCGATCTGGCAGCCGTCGCCGATTACTGTGGGCTTGAGGCCCTCGGGCAGCTTGAAGATGCTGCGCGGCGAGGAAAGCGGCGCTTTGCCGATGATGGTGTTGTCATCGATGCGCACATTG
It encodes:
- a CDS encoding N-acetyltransferase, translating into MNQHIASSAKIGANTVLGVNAVILDDVRIGENCLIGHNVVIHAGCDIGNNVRIDDNTIIGKAPLSSPRSIFKLPEGLKPTVIGDGCQIGANVVIYMQCKIGPRNLIADLATLRENVVIGELNIIGRGVSIENFVTIGSRNKFETNCYITAYSQIDDYCFVAPCVATSNDNYMARDPERFKHFKGVTLERGARIGVNATILPGKVLAEDACVAGGAVISRDVPAGMIVLGSPAKPLREVPEEQLLKNNLDKS